The Montipora foliosa isolate CH-2021 chromosome 1, ASM3666993v2, whole genome shotgun sequence genome has a window encoding:
- the LOC137970741 gene encoding uncharacterized protein, whose translation MGTKTAVSFANIFMAEIETNLMQQNNTKPREWKRYIEDVFSLWDCNRNEVERFIEQANTFHPTIKFTAEISENEIIFLDTVVFKGERFIKESILDIKTHYKPTETFQYTHFTSCHPPGVKRGFIKGEAIRLLRTNSSKTTFEECLTNFKRRLEARAYPKNYIESSLSEVTFDSRQSALNQQKHKTSERILPFVTTYHPAVKKLKQIVMENWSFIENQPLLKTIFTNPPIISYKRGKSLNDMLVRAKL comes from the coding sequence ATGGGCACAAAAACAGCAGTGTCTTTTGCAAATATATTCATGGCGGAGATAGAGACAAATTtaatgcaacaaaacaataccaaGCCAAGAGAATGGAAACGTTACATTGAAGACGTTTTCTCCCTTTGGGACTGTAATAGGAATGAAGTGGAACGTTTCATTGAACAGGCTAACACATTCCACCCaacaataaaattcacggcCGAAATATCAGAGAACGAAATCATTTTCCTGGATACAGTGGTATTCAAAGGAGAGAGATTCATAAAAGaatccatcctagacatcaaaACTCACTACAAGCCGACGGAAACCTTTCAATATACCCATTTTACCTCGTGCCACCCTCCGGGGGTAAAAAGAGGCTTTATCAAAGGCGAAGCAATAAGACTgcttagaacaaactcttcaaaaacaacatttgaagagtGCCTCACAAACTTTAAACGACGCCTCGAAGCACGCGCGTATCCAAAAAACTATATAGAAAGTTCCCTGTCAGAGGTCACCTTTGACTCAAGACAATCGGCTCTTAATCAGCAAAAACATAAAACTTCAGAGagaatattgccttttgtcactACATACCACCCTGCGGTAAAGAAACTTAAACAAATCGTGATGGAAAACTGGAGTTTCATAGAAAACCAGCCTctgctgaaaacaatttttaccaATCCTCCGATCATATCttacaaaagaggtaaatctctaaacGACATGCTTGTAAGAGCAAAACTATAA